Proteins encoded by one window of Orbaceae bacterium BiB:
- a CDS encoding AmpG family muropeptide MFS transporter: MNDQSNKQSIISVDFITKMLICIFTGFASGLPLYILLQLMPAWLASEGVSIKTIGIFTLTQVPYVWKFVWSPFMDNISPFNLGRRKGWMLLTQLILFVIIASMGFLSPQLNIVLIASLSFAIAFFSATQDIALDAFRRELLTDQELGLGNSIHINSYRIAGLVPGSLSLILSNYYAWDIVFIITACFMFPAIIVTLLVKEPINRLPSKQRIEDIFIKPFVEFINRSGLKSALLILAFIFLYKLGDSMATALATPFYLEMGYSKIDIGLIAKNAGLWPSVIGALMGGILMLKIGINRALWLFGAVQLLSILGFVWLSIEGPFEEIKSHQLLLLAFVISFEALGVGLGTAAFVSFIAKTTNPLYTATQFALFTSFASIPRTLINASTGFIVDSVGWTNFFWLCTILAIPGMLLLFKVAPWQEKI; this comes from the coding sequence ATGAATGACCAGTCGAATAAACAATCAATAATCAGTGTTGATTTTATAACAAAAATGCTTATTTGCATATTCACTGGCTTTGCTTCAGGATTACCACTTTATATCCTTTTACAATTAATGCCCGCTTGGCTTGCGAGTGAAGGCGTAAGCATTAAAACTATCGGTATTTTTACGCTAACTCAAGTTCCTTATGTGTGGAAATTTGTCTGGTCACCTTTTATGGATAATATTTCACCATTTAATCTAGGTAGACGTAAAGGATGGATGTTATTAACACAGTTAATTTTATTCGTCATTATTGCAAGTATGGGATTTTTATCTCCACAACTCAATATTGTCCTTATTGCCTCACTTAGCTTTGCGATTGCTTTTTTTTCAGCAACACAAGATATAGCTTTAGATGCATTTAGGCGTGAACTACTTACCGATCAGGAGTTGGGGTTAGGTAATAGTATTCATATTAATAGTTATCGAATAGCCGGTTTAGTTCCAGGCTCACTATCTTTGATACTGTCAAATTACTATGCATGGGATATTGTTTTTATTATTACCGCCTGTTTCATGTTTCCTGCAATCATCGTGACACTATTAGTGAAAGAACCGATTAATCGACTACCATCGAAACAGCGTATTGAAGATATCTTTATTAAACCATTTGTAGAGTTTATAAATCGTAGTGGCTTAAAGTCTGCGCTCCTAATTTTGGCCTTCATTTTTCTCTATAAACTTGGCGATAGTATGGCAACGGCGCTTGCCACCCCTTTCTATTTAGAAATGGGATATAGTAAAATTGATATTGGCTTAATAGCTAAAAATGCGGGACTATGGCCAAGTGTTATTGGCGCCTTAATGGGTGGAATATTAATGCTCAAAATCGGGATTAATCGAGCATTATGGTTATTTGGAGCTGTTCAGTTACTTTCAATATTAGGCTTTGTATGGCTATCGATTGAAGGCCCTTTTGAGGAAATAAAATCGCATCAACTCTTGTTATTAGCTTTTGTAATTAGCTTTGAAGCTCTCGGCGTTGGTTTAGGAACAGCCGCTTTTGTCTCTTTTATTGCAAAAACTACCAACCCACTTTATACAGCAACACAATTTGCTTTATTTACCAGCTTCGCCTCTATTCCAAGAACATTAATTAATGCTTCAACCGGATTTATAGTAGATAGCGTAGGTTGGACAAATTTCTTTTGGTTGTGTACCATACTTGCCATCCCTGGAATGTTACTACTCTTTAAAGTAGCACCATGGCAAGAAAAAATATAA
- a CDS encoding 2-hydroxyacid dehydrogenase has product MQNKIRVAVFSSKHYDREHLEIANKRFNFDIEYYEYKLNSTTAITAKGFDAVCLFVNDVADKKTLEVLASLGIKILALRCAGFDNVDLDVAHKLGISVVRVPAYSPEAVAEHAVALMMTLNRRTHKAYQRTRDANFSLDGLTGFNMHGRVAGVIGTGKIGQAVIRILKGFGMSILAYDPYPSKVAEELGATYVDLNELYSKSDVITLHCPMTPENYHLLNAQSFSQMKDGVMIINTSRGALLDSAAAIDALKQSKIGALGMDVYENERDLFFEDKSNDVIQDDVFRRLSACHNVLFTGHQAFLTQEALLNISDTTLSNIQLVMKGDKCPNIV; this is encoded by the coding sequence ATGCAAAACAAAATTAGAGTCGCAGTCTTTAGTAGTAAACATTATGATCGTGAACACTTAGAAATAGCTAATAAACGTTTTAATTTTGATATTGAATATTATGAATATAAGTTAAATAGTACTACGGCGATTACCGCAAAAGGGTTTGACGCTGTTTGCCTTTTTGTTAATGATGTCGCAGATAAAAAGACATTAGAAGTACTAGCATCATTAGGTATCAAAATTTTAGCTTTACGTTGTGCAGGTTTTGATAATGTTGATTTAGATGTTGCCCACAAATTAGGTATTTCTGTTGTACGTGTTCCGGCGTATTCTCCGGAAGCTGTTGCAGAACATGCTGTTGCGTTAATGATGACGCTTAATCGTCGAACTCATAAAGCTTATCAACGTACTCGTGATGCGAATTTCTCTCTCGACGGTTTAACAGGTTTTAATATGCATGGACGTGTTGCTGGCGTGATTGGTACTGGTAAAATTGGTCAAGCTGTGATACGAATTTTAAAAGGATTTGGTATGAGTATTCTAGCCTATGATCCTTATCCTTCTAAAGTTGCTGAGGAATTAGGGGCTACTTATGTAGACTTGAATGAGCTTTATTCTAAATCCGATGTTATTACTTTGCATTGTCCAATGACACCCGAAAACTACCATTTATTAAATGCACAATCATTTAGCCAAATGAAAGATGGCGTGATGATTATTAATACTAGCCGAGGTGCATTACTTGATTCAGCGGCTGCGATTGACGCACTGAAACAATCAAAAATAGGTGCTCTTGGTATGGATGTTTATGAAAATGAACGGGATCTATTTTTTGAAGATAAATCAAATGATGTTATTCAAGATGATGTATTCCGCCGTTTATCTGCTTGTCATAATGTTCTTTTTACAGGACATCAAGCATTTTTAACCCAAGAAGCCTTATTGAATATTTCTGATACTACGTTGAGTAATATTCAATTAGTGATGAAGGGTGATAAATGCCCAAATATTGTATAA
- a CDS encoding nucleoside triphosphate pyrophosphatase — translation MKLILASTSESRKKILKKLAIPFDCIAPECDETPLLNENAKDLVLRLSYIKAQSVAKNYIGTETIIIGSDQVGVLDGQIVGKPHTVENAKLQLSKSSGKTFSFYTGLSVINAQTQQSVTIFEPFQVTFRPLSEAEIASYIAKEMPLQCAGSFKCDELGITLFEKFEGNDINALVGLPLIKLTKIMTEMGYNPLLITP, via the coding sequence ATGAAACTTATTTTAGCCTCAACATCTGAATCACGTAAAAAGATTCTTAAAAAACTAGCGATTCCCTTTGATTGCATAGCTCCAGAATGCGATGAAACACCGTTATTAAATGAAAATGCAAAAGATTTAGTTTTACGCCTATCGTATATAAAAGCACAATCGGTGGCAAAAAATTATATTGGTACCGAAACTATTATTATCGGTTCTGATCAAGTTGGCGTGTTAGATGGACAAATAGTCGGTAAACCGCATACCGTCGAAAATGCTAAATTACAATTATCAAAAAGTAGTGGTAAAACTTTTTCATTTTATACTGGATTATCGGTTATTAATGCTCAAACTCAACAAAGTGTTACGATTTTTGAACCTTTTCAAGTTACATTTAGACCCCTAAGCGAAGCGGAAATTGCCTCTTATATTGCAAAAGAGATGCCTCTCCAATGTGCGGGTAGTTTTAAATGTGATGAACTGGGAATCACATTATTTGAAAAATTTGAAGGGAATGATATTAATGCATTAGTAGGCCTACCACTCATCAAATTAACTAAAATTATGACTGAAATGGGTTACAATCCATTGCTGATAACGCCATAA
- a CDS encoding GNAT family N-acetyltransferase, giving the protein MNKIIYRADIKPQLEETLNLYSHCSLGERRPLSDKTRFQAMLDNANLIITAWDNTRLVGIARCLTDFVYTTYLADLAVDEHYQKQGIGKHLIEEVQNNTTPECRIVLLSAPQAVNYYPLLGFSAHPSAWTLMNT; this is encoded by the coding sequence ATGAATAAAATAATCTATCGTGCAGATATAAAACCGCAATTAGAAGAAACATTAAACTTATATAGTCATTGTTCATTGGGGGAAAGACGCCCTCTTAGCGATAAAACTCGCTTCCAAGCTATGTTAGATAATGCTAACCTGATTATTACAGCTTGGGATAATACTCGATTAGTCGGTATTGCTCGTTGTTTAACAGATTTTGTATATACCACTTATTTGGCTGATTTAGCTGTTGATGAGCACTACCAAAAACAAGGGATTGGTAAACATCTTATTGAAGAAGTACAAAACAACACCACCCCCGAATGTAGGATTGTTTTACTATCTGCACCACAAGCAGTTAACTACTATCCACTCCTTGGTTTTAGTGCTCACCCTTCGGCATGGACATTAATGAATACTTAA
- the galE gene encoding UDP-glucose 4-epimerase GalE, whose protein sequence is MNILVTGGLGYIGSHTCVKLIEAGYNPIIIDNLYNSKKSVLQRIKQITSFTPQFYYGDICDKPFVDSIFKKHDFTAVIHFAGLKAVGESVIKPLEYYEKNVYGSICLAQVMRDNNVKNLIFSSSATVYGEKNPVPYVESYPTGNITNPYGWSKFMVEQSYIDLSNAEKEWSISLLRYFNPVGAHPSGLMGEDPQGIPNNLMPYISQVAIGKREKLSVYGNDYPTKDGTGVRDYIRVEDLAIGHVAALKQINKSGIHIYNLGSGIGNSVLEVIAAYEKACGHKLAYQIVERRAGDIAAFWADASRAKQELDWQTQYTLDEMAKDSWNWQMKNPNGYPNE, encoded by the coding sequence ATGAATATTCTTGTTACTGGTGGACTCGGTTATATTGGCAGTCATACTTGTGTTAAACTTATTGAAGCTGGATATAATCCCATTATTATCGATAATTTATACAATAGTAAGAAAAGCGTATTACAGCGTATAAAACAAATTACTAGTTTTACACCGCAATTCTACTACGGTGATATTTGTGATAAACCGTTTGTTGACTCCATTTTTAAAAAACATGACTTTACGGCAGTTATTCATTTTGCTGGTTTAAAGGCTGTTGGCGAATCCGTAATAAAACCACTCGAGTATTATGAAAAGAATGTTTATGGTTCAATCTGTTTAGCGCAAGTCATGCGAGATAACAATGTAAAAAACTTAATTTTTAGTTCATCAGCGACAGTCTATGGTGAAAAAAATCCTGTCCCTTACGTAGAAAGCTATCCGACGGGAAATATCACTAATCCGTATGGCTGGAGTAAATTTATGGTCGAGCAGAGCTATATCGATCTATCAAATGCTGAAAAAGAGTGGAGTATTTCGTTATTACGCTACTTCAACCCTGTTGGCGCTCATCCATCTGGACTAATGGGAGAAGACCCTCAAGGTATTCCAAATAATTTAATGCCTTATATTTCACAAGTAGCAATAGGTAAACGAGAAAAGTTATCTGTATATGGTAATGACTACCCAACTAAAGATGGCACTGGTGTAAGAGATTATATTCGCGTTGAGGACTTAGCAATTGGTCATGTTGCAGCCTTAAAACAGATCAATAAATCAGGTATACATATTTATAATTTAGGTTCAGGCATAGGTAACAGTGTGCTTGAAGTTATTGCTGCTTATGAAAAAGCGTGTGGTCATAAACTCGCCTATCAAATTGTCGAACGACGAGCCGGAGATATTGCTGCATTTTGGGCCGATGCGTCAAGAGCCAAACAGGAACTCGATTGGCAAACCCAATATACGCTAGATGAGATGGCTAAAGATAGTTGGAATTGGCAAATGAAAAATCCGAATGGGTATCCAAATGAATAA
- the htpX gene encoding protease HtpX, which yields MMRIGLFILTNLAVMFIFGIVLSIFGVDGRSITGLLIFAALFGFGGSFVSLLLSKSMALRAVGGQVIKQPRNAQEQWLFDVVRRQSEQANIKMPEVVIYKAADMNAFATGARRDNSLIAVSTALLETMTRDEAEAVIAHEISHVANGDMVTMTLLQGILNTFVIFISRFLAQIVSQALSERNREMSTIAYYVIIMLFEFVFGILASIITMWFSRRREFYADAGSAKIVGTHKMIAALERLKGSYEPREDTSIMAFCINGAKKVKFSELFMSHPSLDKRIEALRNGTYLSESNKNQGLVR from the coding sequence ATGATGCGCATCGGTCTTTTTATTCTCACTAACTTAGCGGTTATGTTTATATTTGGTATCGTCTTAAGTATTTTCGGTGTTGATGGTCGAAGCATTACTGGTTTATTAATTTTTGCTGCACTTTTTGGTTTTGGCGGTTCGTTTGTTTCACTGTTATTATCTAAAAGTATGGCACTACGTGCCGTAGGTGGCCAAGTAATTAAACAGCCTCGTAATGCTCAAGAGCAGTGGCTATTTGATGTTGTTCGTCGTCAATCGGAACAAGCCAATATTAAAATGCCAGAAGTTGTGATCTATAAGGCTGCAGATATGAATGCCTTTGCAACAGGGGCTAGACGCGATAATTCATTGATTGCGGTAAGTACTGCTTTATTAGAAACGATGACTCGTGATGAGGCTGAAGCTGTTATCGCTCATGAAATTAGTCATGTTGCTAATGGTGATATGGTGACGATGACCTTACTACAAGGTATATTGAATACGTTTGTTATTTTTATTTCCCGTTTTCTGGCTCAGATTGTATCGCAAGCACTATCAGAACGTAATCGTGAAATGTCAACCATCGCGTATTACGTGATTATTATGTTATTTGAGTTTGTTTTTGGTATTTTAGCCAGCATTATTACGATGTGGTTTTCTCGTCGTCGTGAATTTTATGCTGATGCAGGATCTGCAAAAATTGTTGGCACACATAAAATGATTGCTGCACTAGAACGTTTAAAAGGCAGTTATGAGCCGAGGGAAGATACCTCTATTATGGCATTTTGTATTAACGGCGCTAAAAAAGTGAAATTTTCTGAGCTATTTATGTCCCATCCGTCATTAGATAAACGTATCGAAGCACTGCGTAATGGGACTTATTTATCTGAGTCTAACAAAAATCAAGGGCTTGTTCGTTAA
- the ydiK gene encoding AI-2E family transporter YdiK — protein MPAEKNTYDLLKLTLNLLIIGLFIIVTYRIVEPFLFGFFWAVMVVISTWPLMIKIQNKLFHKRILSVLVMTLILSLFFIIPFMLIIISITKNAGFLIEWGSNFSQQSLPTLDWLKSIPIVGLEAHQKWAELIAHNGAELIKEMQPYIGTMVSWLLDQMTNIGFFLFHCGVMVVFSALLYLKGEDVKKYIYHLAHRLSKQHGENTITLAGKSIRAVALGVVVTAITLAILGGLSFILTDVPFPGVLTLLMFICCVAQIGPVIVMIGAIIWQFWNDNIIAGIILIIVAAILTTLDSLMRAYLIKKGADLPFLLILFGVIGGLLAFGAMGLFIGPVILALSYNIICAWIEEQD, from the coding sequence ATGCCTGCAGAAAAAAATACCTACGACCTATTAAAGCTGACATTAAATCTTTTAATTATTGGTCTATTTATTATCGTCACATACCGGATTGTTGAACCTTTCCTATTTGGTTTCTTTTGGGCGGTCATGGTAGTAATAAGTACATGGCCTCTAATGATTAAAATACAAAATAAACTATTTCATAAACGGATATTATCCGTTTTGGTGATGACATTAATTTTATCACTTTTTTTTATTATTCCATTTATGCTGATCATCATTAGCATAACTAAAAATGCAGGTTTTTTAATTGAGTGGGGAAGTAATTTTTCTCAACAATCTTTACCTACCTTAGATTGGTTAAAAAGTATTCCTATTGTTGGCCTAGAAGCTCACCAAAAATGGGCAGAATTAATCGCTCACAACGGTGCTGAACTTATTAAAGAGATGCAGCCTTACATTGGTACTATGGTATCATGGCTACTCGATCAGATGACAAATATTGGCTTTTTCTTATTTCATTGTGGTGTAATGGTGGTGTTCAGTGCTTTACTTTATTTAAAAGGTGAAGATGTCAAAAAATATATCTACCATCTTGCTCATCGACTGTCAAAACAACATGGCGAAAATACCATCACCCTTGCAGGAAAATCAATTAGAGCGGTGGCATTAGGTGTTGTAGTGACGGCGATCACCTTAGCTATTTTGGGCGGCTTAAGTTTTATCTTAACCGATGTCCCATTCCCAGGTGTATTAACCTTATTAATGTTTATTTGTTGTGTAGCCCAAATTGGACCTGTAATAGTAATGATAGGTGCAATTATCTGGCAATTTTGGAATGATAATATTATTGCAGGTATTATCTTAATTATTGTTGCCGCGATATTAACGACATTAGATAGTTTGATGCGTGCTTATTTAATCAAAAAAGGGGCTGATTTACCGTTTTTACTAATTCTATTTGGCGTTATTGGTGGTTTACTCGCTTTTGGCGCGATGGGATTATTTATAGGCCCGGTAATATTAGCACTTTCTTATAATATTATTTGTGCTTGGATTGAAGAACAAGATTAA
- the eco gene encoding serine protease inhibitor ecotin, with translation MNKIMSTVALSVFAVMLAGCSANNDKTVVTVKSINEIAPYPQAEEGYTRSIIYLPELKNEQNAKVELMIGKDMLVDCNLHRLSGSISQQELKGWGYQYYVVNSNNNGISTLMACPLDVKEKMEFVTINNNLDLINYNSRLPIVVYAPSDLKVKYRIWSATNEVKSAVIE, from the coding sequence ATGAATAAAATAATGTCAACAGTAGCATTAAGCGTGTTTGCAGTGATGCTTGCGGGTTGTAGTGCAAATAATGATAAAACAGTGGTTACAGTGAAAAGTATTAATGAAATAGCACCATATCCTCAGGCTGAGGAAGGGTATACTCGTTCGATTATTTATTTACCTGAATTAAAAAATGAACAAAATGCTAAAGTCGAGCTAATGATAGGTAAAGATATGTTGGTTGATTGTAACCTTCATCGTTTATCAGGTTCAATCAGTCAGCAAGAGTTAAAAGGTTGGGGCTATCAATATTATGTGGTAAATAGTAATAATAATGGTATTTCCACTTTGATGGCATGTCCATTGGATGTAAAAGAAAAGATGGAGTTTGTTACGATTAATAATAATTTAGACTTAATTAACTATAATAGTCGCTTACCTATTGTTGTGTATGCACCAAGCGATCTAAAGGTAAAATATCGTATTTGGTCTGCAACGAATGAGGTTAAATCAGCCGTAATAGAATAA
- the tolC gene encoding outer membrane channel protein TolC yields the protein MKKVLPLLMSLIIAPSAFAENLIQVYEQTRQTNPELKSSLANKEKAYSAISGQRASLLPQLGLSASYGLAYGYREADDQNKKSGSLGLNLTQTLFDYSQWKNLDITKQQAAVYDIAYQSQEQALILNTSTYYFNVLKALDTLSYTEAQKKAIYRQLEQTKQKHKVGLVAITDVQNAQANYDLTIAQEVTASNNLNNALENLRQISGRFYTTLAAIDTKEFSTQPPITVTKLLQQSENTNLDLLTARLSRDVAKEQIRLAQAGYMPTITLNASTALSKSEPYGEKVNPGPSYGHSNTISGQNSIGISFNMPIFSGGATMSAVEQAQYNYVSFSEQLETQNRQVINSVRSAYNNISASISSIKAYEQSVISAQSSLNATESGYEVGTRTIVDVLNATTQLYDAKQQLSDAKYDYLTNLLKLKSAIGTLNADDLIQLNNMLGKEASTIVKY from the coding sequence ATGAAAAAAGTATTGCCATTACTGATGAGTTTGATTATTGCACCTTCTGCTTTTGCTGAAAATTTGATTCAGGTGTATGAGCAAACCCGTCAGACTAACCCAGAATTAAAGAGTTCTCTTGCCAATAAAGAAAAAGCTTATTCTGCAATTTCTGGTCAACGTGCAAGCTTATTACCACAATTAGGCTTATCTGCATCATATGGCTTGGCTTATGGTTATCGTGAAGCAGATGATCAAAATAAAAAAAGTGGTAGTTTAGGACTTAATCTTACCCAAACATTATTCGACTATTCTCAATGGAAGAATCTTGATATCACTAAGCAACAAGCTGCAGTATATGACATTGCTTATCAATCACAAGAACAAGCATTAATTTTAAATACCTCAACATACTACTTTAATGTATTAAAAGCACTTGATACATTAAGCTATACTGAAGCTCAAAAGAAAGCAATTTATCGTCAACTTGAACAGACTAAGCAGAAACATAAAGTCGGTTTAGTTGCGATTACCGATGTACAAAATGCGCAAGCTAACTACGATTTAACGATTGCGCAAGAAGTGACTGCATCAAATAATTTAAATAATGCTCTTGAAAACTTACGACAAATCAGTGGACGGTTCTATACAACTTTAGCGGCTATCGATACTAAAGAGTTCTCAACCCAACCGCCAATTACTGTCACAAAATTATTGCAACAATCTGAAAATACTAATTTAGACCTATTAACAGCGCGTCTCAGTCGAGATGTAGCAAAAGAACAAATCCGTTTAGCACAAGCTGGATATATGCCGACTATTACGCTAAATGCTTCAACAGCACTTAGCAAAAGTGAACCGTATGGTGAAAAAGTAAATCCTGGACCAAGCTACGGTCACAGCAATACTATAAGCGGTCAGAACTCAATTGGTATTTCATTTAATATGCCGATTTTTTCTGGTGGTGCAACCATGTCAGCTGTTGAACAAGCACAGTATAATTATGTGAGTTTCAGTGAACAACTTGAAACACAAAATCGTCAAGTAATTAACTCAGTTCGTTCAGCGTATAATAATATTTCCGCATCAATTAGCTCAATTAAAGCTTATGAACAAAGTGTAATATCTGCTCAAAGTTCACTAAATGCGACAGAGTCAGGATATGAAGTAGGTACTCGTACAATTGTAGATGTACTTAATGCAACTACTCAGTTATATGATGCAAAACAACAATTATCTGATGCTAAATATGATTATTTAACTAATTTATTAAAATTGAAAAGTGCGATTGGTACATTAAATGCTGATGATTTAATTCAATTAAACAATATGTTAGGTAAAGAAGCTAGCACAATAGTAAAATATTAA
- the nudF gene encoding ADP-ribose diphosphatase, protein MKNQQHSPVIFTKKDVFGLTKKVLYKGFFSFLEYKFQYRKFDGSISETVTREILERGNAVVLLAYDANSDQVILIEQIRIAAIETQDSPWLLELIAGMIDHQGEYIEDVARREAIEEAGITIGRCKPIVSYLASPGGLTEKLHILVGEVDASTAKGIHGLPEENEDIKVHVVRREQAYQWVESGLINNAASIIALQWLQLNYQKLQLEWKA, encoded by the coding sequence ATGAAAAATCAACAGCACAGTCCAGTCATTTTTACTAAAAAAGATGTATTTGGTCTAACAAAAAAAGTGTTATATAAGGGTTTTTTTTCATTTCTAGAGTATAAATTTCAATATCGTAAATTTGATGGCTCAATCAGTGAAACGGTAACTCGGGAAATTTTAGAACGAGGCAATGCCGTAGTATTACTTGCTTATGATGCTAATTCTGATCAGGTGATCCTTATTGAGCAAATCCGTATTGCCGCAATTGAAACACAAGATTCTCCATGGCTATTAGAACTTATTGCAGGAATGATTGATCATCAAGGTGAGTATATTGAAGATGTTGCTAGACGAGAAGCGATAGAAGAGGCGGGTATAACTATTGGCCGTTGTAAACCGATAGTAAGTTATTTAGCAAGTCCGGGTGGGTTAACAGAGAAACTGCATATTTTAGTTGGTGAGGTTGATGCATCGACTGCTAAAGGAATTCATGGCTTACCAGAAGAGAATGAAGATATTAAAGTTCATGTTGTTAGGCGTGAACAAGCTTATCAATGGGTTGAAAGTGGGCTAATTAATAATGCGGCTTCTATTATCGCATTACAGTGGTTACAGCTAAATTATCAAAAATTGCAGTTAGAATGGAAAGCATAA
- the cpdA gene encoding 3',5'-cyclic-AMP phosphodiesterase: MKKTVYLPLNGTKGKILHLTDTHLFAEDNECLLGIDTNTSFYAVIDEINQQVCDFDLVVATGDFVQDGSKEAYRRFAKKIKQLSIPCFWLPGNHDVYDNMKEVFEQQGLPETKVVLLGENWLIVMLNSQVPGKAYGLLSDDELSFLETTLMAYPNRDIALFLHHHPVMSNCQWLDQHCLKNSKEFGELVKQHKNIKSIAWGHIHQKTDKVWHHCRVFSTPSTCVQFKSLSNNFAVSNEPPSWRFIELNSNGEVTTTTHCLSDNLFEPDTTMNGY; the protein is encoded by the coding sequence TTGAAAAAAACTGTTTATTTACCGCTGAATGGAACTAAAGGTAAGATATTACATCTTACTGACACCCATCTTTTTGCTGAAGATAATGAGTGTCTATTAGGTATTGATACTAATACCAGTTTCTATGCGGTTATCGATGAAATTAATCAGCAAGTATGTGATTTTGACTTAGTTGTAGCAACGGGTGATTTTGTACAAGATGGTAGTAAAGAGGCTTATCGACGTTTTGCCAAAAAGATTAAGCAACTATCAATTCCCTGTTTTTGGTTACCCGGTAATCACGATGTTTATGATAATATGAAGGAAGTTTTTGAACAGCAAGGGCTTCCGGAGACGAAAGTTGTTTTACTAGGTGAAAACTGGCTAATTGTAATGCTTAACAGTCAAGTTCCTGGTAAGGCATATGGTCTATTGTCTGATGATGAGCTATCTTTTTTAGAAACTACACTTATGGCCTATCCTAACAGAGATATTGCACTCTTTTTACACCATCATCCCGTTATGTCGAATTGCCAATGGTTAGATCAGCACTGTTTAAAAAATAGTAAAGAGTTTGGTGAATTGGTTAAGCAACATAAGAATATTAAATCGATTGCTTGGGGACATATTCATCAAAAGACTGATAAAGTTTGGCATCATTGCCGAGTCTTTTCTACACCATCAACTTGTGTCCAGTTTAAATCTTTGTCTAATAATTTTGCGGTGTCCAATGAACCGCCAAGTTGGCGATTTATTGAACTAAATTCTAATGGTGAAGTGACAACAACTACCCATTGTTTGAGCGATAATTTATTCGAACCCGATACAACCATGAACGGTTATTAA